AATTCAGGATGCGAAAGCCAATGCGCTTCAAATTTGTAATTTGGCGGCGCTCTTGCAATGTTCCTGCATGTATTTAATAGAATTGGAGCGTGATCACTCTCAATCCTGGGAAGATGAAGAACTGCTGCATTATGGAAACAACTACACCATTCCGGATTTGCTAGAACCCTATCAAGACGCTGTCTAATTAAGCctttaatttctcttccatttgtCCACGTATAGGCAGGGCCCTTATATCCCAAATCTATCAGGTGATTCATTTGAATGAAATCATTAAAATAAGAGATATTAGAGTTTAACACCAGAAGACCACCAAACTTTTCATCATTACAGACAATAGCGTTGAAATCACCTATGAAACATCTAGGACCATCGAACTTCTGAGCATAAGAATTCATGTTTTGCCATAAAGTGGATCTATGAGATGCAACAGGAGAGCCATATAAGCAAAATAAATGCCAAGAATCCCTTCCATCACCGCCTTGAACAATTACATGAATAAGATTAGAAGACTGAGAAATTATTTCAATGTTTAGATCATCTTTCCAAAGTATCCAGAGCCCTCTACTTCTTCCCACAGAAGCAACAATACAATGATTTTGAAAACCAAATTGAGATATACGATGTAAAGTCACTTGCTCAAACATTTTAGTTTCAGACAGGAATAAGATTGATGGATCAGTACCTCTGAGGAATGTTTTTAAAGCTCTTATTGTTGGGGTATTCCCCAAACCCCAACAATTCCAGGCCATCATTAGCATTTATCACGCGACAGTTGAGGATTTGCCGCCATACTATTAGAAGAACTAGAACCATATTTCTTTGCATATTTTGACCTAGGAGAATTATGAATAATATAAGATTCCTCTTGTGCTCTTTTTTGTGCTATGTTATCATAGCTTC
This is a stretch of genomic DNA from Papaver somniferum cultivar HN1 chromosome 1, ASM357369v1, whole genome shotgun sequence. It encodes these proteins:
- the LOC113350721 gene encoding uncharacterized protein LOC113350721; the protein is MAWNCWGLGNTPTIRALKTFLRGTDPSILFLSETKMFEQVTLHRISQFGFQNHCIVASVGRSRGLWILWKDDLNIEIISQSSNLIHVIVQGGDGRDSWHLFCLYGSPVASHRSTLWQNMNSYAQKFDGPRCFIGDFNAIVCNDEKFGGLLVLNSNISYFNDFIQMNHLIDLGYKGPAYTWTNGREIKGLIRQRLDRVLANPEWCSCFHNAAVLHLPRIESDHAPILLNTCRNIARAPPNYKFEAHWLSHPEFL